GGCAGATCCATGGGCATGGGTGCATCGATTTCGGCAGGAGACACAGATACAGGGCGTCCATGGAGAACACTTATGCGACTGCCCGAGAGGTTAGAGCGTTCTACACATGATACCTGTGACATTGGCATTGGCCCACTTGACGTCTCCTTACCTTTCCAGGGAATATGCGGACCACCAAAGGCGATTTCGTATTTCCATAATCTCTGGGGCCACGTTGCCTTCTGACAGCTTGCGGTGCATGCCATTTTGGATTGCCATCTTAATTGCCAGGCCATAGTATATGTACGCCAAGCCTGACGTGTCAATCGGCAAGGTGTAAACCCCCAGAAGCAAGAAGGCCTGGACGGTCTCCACGCTTGCGGCCGTGATTAGATCTGGAATGAGTCGACATGAAAATCGGTAGAGCTCCAACCCGATTTGGTCGTCAGGGCTATCTTCAACAGCAGCGGCCCTGGCAGGTGTGGGTTTGGTCTGCATATGGGCAAACTGTGTGCCAATTGCGAAAGTCATGAGAAGAGTGCATATCCAACCAGCGTCATTGATTGACAGTGGATGCTCAATGGTATAGTAAAATTCCAACTTCTCGCGAAAAGTTGCTTCATGAAAGTAGAAATAATTTGTTTCACCGAATGTCAAAAATGCGTTTGTCAAAAATTCCGCGATATGCTTCGGGGGGAAATATGCCTTTGCGAGGGCGACGCAAGAGCCAGATGATTGCAGAGCAGTGGCCCGAAAGAAGCCTTCGACGTGGTCATGATCCTGGGTTGTTTTCATCAGCAACGCACATCATAACTTCCACTGAagtccttttcctttttgtaAATGCATAGCTGACGGCGTACCTTATCTTGTCCTGTGCTGTTCCCAAGACTTCGTAGTCTCCGTTCTAGCATCCTGGAAAAGTTCCAATGGGATAGCTCCCCCGAGTAATCTTGAAAATTGTGTTAAAAAGGATAGAAataacaaaaaaaaaaaaagaaggtaGCATACTTACGCATTGTGCTCGTTGAAAGAGGGTCGATGGAATAGTCATTGGTCAGGGTAGCATCGTGTGATTCGAGTGAATCAGTATCCGACCAATTCCGGCCATTATCTAGGGTGTCTGCTATTTGCTGGAGGTCACTGGTCTCAAAAGAGACATCTCCCAAAAAGTGGGTAATAATTCGTTTCATCTGCAGTTCCTTGGCCTTCCAGCCTACAGGCACTCCATCACTGTCACAAAACTTGTTATTCGCCAATACCATATAGAGAAAATCTTGGATATAGGGCTTACTCTGGTACATCATTCCTGACTGGTACTGGTCGACGTCCGGTACTCTCATAACGACATGTTCTTTGATGTTGTTGGCAACGAGGACAAGGATTACCTCCTCCGCCTGTATGCCAAATTAGTCAGCTGGCGCGCTGCTAAGCACGAGTACAGGTTCAAGATGTGTCAGGCATGTAAAAGTACATTTTTCTTTATGCTGGCGACAAGGCAGGCACCTGAGCCGCAGACGGTTAGTTAGTCCTCTCGGAATTTTCATGTTTCAATCAGCTAAACGCGCTTACGCTTGCGCCGCCCTCTTTCGCTGTGACTCCGGTACACGAGGGCGCCTTTGCCTGCCCTTGTGTATCTTAGTGATTGGTTCAGCCATTGAAATGCACGAGAGCAGCAATCTGTATGTTCAAGCACGTCGTCAATCCTACGCAAGGCGGGGCGCTACATTCTACTAGGACCTCACCGCTTTCTATATTTGTAAGCGCTCAGGCTGGTTAGGGCTAGTCCACCACACATGATTAGGTCAATTACATATTTTTCTCTATTTTTCAATTGTTTCAACCGTCTTGATTCTTCAGTTCCATATATGAATAAAGAATAGTACAAAGTATCGGGGTGCGCAGTTTCCGGGCTAATGCGGGTATGCGTACCCGGGGCGGGAGTACTAAGCCCGATTACTCACTAGCGTTATAAAATAATACTAAAAGGGTCCACGCCAGCCCTGGTTTTGATCTCTTGTAAAACAACTACCATTTCTTATTGGATATCCATCGATATCCCTTTCTCGTCGCCATGGGGGAAGTGTTTCCCGAGACAGGTTTTACGCCATTACGACCGCTGGGTAAGGTCGCCTGCTTCCTTTAAACCTGACCTTTGCTGAAAACCATTAGGACACGCAGAAAAGTATTCAACGACACGGAGTCACTTGGGAATCTATCTCAACGTAGGTTTGACAGTCCGTTATAAGCGACCAAGTGGAGTAACCGTGAAACCGGCTCTCTTTCACGCTTTGTCGATGCTCATATCTAAACACCCTATACTTTCTGCCATTCCATTTGCCGTTGATACACCGAATCCTTACTTTATTCGACTTCCCAAGATTGTACTGAGCGAGGTTGTGACGTTTGTGAAAGATGATTCGAGCTCGGATTGGATAGAGATCCTCGATGAGGTCATTGAGGAGCAACATAATCGTCCTTTTGATATCCAGTTGAACAAGAATCTTCCATTCTGGAGATTTTGCGTTCTGGAGAGCAATCAAGATCCCACACATTTCATTCTCGTGTTTGTGTTCCACCATGCGCTTATGGACACCAAAAGCGCTCTTTCATTTCACGAGGAACTCGAAGAATGCATCGCTGAATATGCCGGACTGGAACCAAGTGACACAATCTATAGTCCATCCCATGCGCTTTTCCCTCCACTGGAGGAGTTACACACGCTCCCTGTTTCGCAGGAATTTTTGCAATCTCAAGAGAAGCACCACGAGCCATCTCCCGATAGCTGGACGGGTAGCCCCCAGGTTACCCCCGTGAAGACTCGCTTTTCCTCGTTATGGCTATCAGAGACTGAGACCAGGAGACTCGCTGCAGcaagcaagaagaagcaTACCTCCATTACGGCAGCGCTTCAAACTTTGATCACGGC
The sequence above is a segment of the Aspergillus chevalieri M1 DNA, chromosome 6, nearly complete sequence genome. Coding sequences within it:
- a CDS encoding Zn(II)2Cys6 transcription factor (COG:K;~EggNog:ENOG410PJAX;~InterPro:IPR036864,IPR007219,IPR001138;~PFAM:PF00172,PF04082;~go_function: GO:0000981 - DNA-binding transcription factor activity, RNA polymerase II-specific [Evidence IEA];~go_function: GO:0003677 - DNA binding [Evidence IEA];~go_function: GO:0008270 - zinc ion binding [Evidence IEA];~go_process: GO:0006351 - transcription, DNA-templated [Evidence IEA];~go_process: GO:0006355 - regulation of transcription, DNA-templated [Evidence IEA]); its protein translation is MAEPITKIHKGRQRRPRVPESQRKRAAQACLPCRQHKEKCGGGNPCPRCQQHQRTCRYESTGRRPVPVRNDVPDDGVPVGWKAKELQMKRIITHFLGDVSFETSDLQQIADTLDNGRNWSDTDSLESHDATLTNDYSIDPLSTSTMHYSGELSHWNFSRMLERRLRSLGNSTGQDKDHDHVEGFFRATALQSSGSCVALAKAYFPPKHIAEFLTNAFLTFGETNYFYFHEATFREKLEFYYTIEHPLSINDAGWICTLLMTFAIGTQFAHMQTKPTPARAAAVEDSPDDQIGLELYRFSCRLIPDLITAASVETVQAFLLLGVYTLPIDTSGLAYIYYGLAIKMAIQNGMHRKLSEGNVAPEIMEIRNRLWWSAYSLER
- a CDS encoding uncharacterized protein (COG:S;~EggNog:ENOG410PR5Z;~InterPro:IPR023213,IPR010828;~PFAM:PF07247), yielding MGEVFPETGFTPLRPLGHAEKYSTTRSHLGIYLNVGLTVRYKRPSGVTVKPALFHALSMLISKHPILSAIPFAVDTPNPYFIRLPKIVLSEVVTFVKDDSSSDWIEILDEVIEEQHNRPFDIQLNKNLPFWRFCVLESNQDPTHFILVFVFHHALMDTKSALSFHEELEECIAEYAGLEPSDTIYSPSHALFPPLEELHTLPVSQEFLQSQEKHHEPSPDSWTGSPQVTPVKTRFSSLWLSETETRRLAAASKKKHTSITAALQTLITAGLFSVLPSKYRTMQADCAVSLRRFLPEPVTATTLGCYVGSLSMTYHRMPSFDWAEARRTKVNIEQAVAKKGGDMPVGYLKFIPNQHIWMRQKLGRKRMSGFELSNVGASSVSRGKKDFEIESILFSQSSSACSAAIKVSAVTGPDGRLALGFTWQEGIVEADMVEKLKGALKSEVERLAISE